A section of the Triticum dicoccoides isolate Atlit2015 ecotype Zavitan chromosome 7A, WEW_v2.0, whole genome shotgun sequence genome encodes:
- the LOC119329253 gene encoding zinc finger A20 and AN1 domain-containing stress-associated protein 11-like: protein MAQRDKKVEEPTEVHLHAAEITLCANSCGFPGNPATKNLCQNCFLASSSSSPSPSAASPPSPSSSPAAAFPLFDKPRPAAAASPAAPVYMAVDRPAAGPADPKASKSSVNRCHNCRKRVGLTGFRCRCGEMFCGAHRYSDRHDCSYDYKSAARDAIARENPVVRAAKIVRF from the coding sequence ATGGCGCAGCGGGACAAGAAGGTGGAGGAGCCGACGGAGGTGCACCTGCACGCCGCGGAGATCACGCTCTGCGCCAACAGCTGCGGCTTCCCGGGCAACCCGGCCACCAAGAACCTCTGCCAGAACTGCTTCctggcgtcctcctcctcctcgccgtcgccctccgccgcctcgccgccgtccccTTCCTCCTCGCCCGCGGCCGCGTTCCCGCTCTTCGACAAGCCGAGGCcggccgccgccgcgtcgccaGCCGCGCCCGTCTACATGGCCGTCGACCGGCCTGCCGCCGGGCCGGCGGACCCGAAGGCGTCCAAGTCGTCGGTGAACCGCTGCCACAACTGCCGGAAGCGCGTGGGCCTGACGGGGTTCCGCTGCCGGTGCGGCGAGATGTTCTGCGGCGCGCACCGGTACTCGGACCGGCACGACTGCAGCTACGACTACAAGTCGGCGGCCAGGGACGCCATCGCCCGGGAGAACCCCGTCGTGCGCGCCGCCAAGATCGTCCGGTTCTGA